Within the Pseudomonas putida genome, the region GAACTCGTCGACGCCCAGTTCCTGGTAGTACTTGATGCGCGCGATGATTTCTTCCGGCGTACCGATCATGGTGTTCTTGCGGATGTTCTCCAACGCGAAGGCCGGCACCTCGGCGAACTTCGACTCCGGGCTCGGCTCCAGGAAGCCGTTGACCGGGACCGTCTTGTTGCCAAACCAGGCATCGAAGGTGCGGTAGAAGCGCGAGATGGCCTGGGCGCCGACTTTCCAGCCCTCGGGCTCCGACGGGCTGTGCACGTGGGTGTGGCGCAGCACCATCAGTTGCGGACGCGGTACCTCGGGGTTGTTGTCCAGCGCAGCCTGGAACTTGTTTTTCAGGTCCAGTACTTCTTCATCACCCTTCATCAACGGGGTGACCATCACGTTGCAACCGTTTTTCACCGCAAAGTTGTGTGAGTCCGGGTCGCGCGCAGCGATCCACATCGGCGGCATGCCATGCTGCACCGGCTTGGGCACGCTGGTGGAGGTCGGGAAATTGTAGACCTCGCCTTCATGGGCGTAGTCGCCTTCCCACAGTTTGCGTACCGCCGGCACCATTTCGCGCAGGGCCTTGCCGCCGTCGGTGGCCGGCATGCCATTGGCCATGCGGTCGAACTCGAACTGGTAGGCGCCGCGGGCCAGGCCCACTTCCATGCGACCGTTGCTGATCACGTCGAGCAGGGCGCACTCGCCGGCCACGCGGATCGGGTTCCAGAACGGCGCAATGATGGTGCCGGCGCCCAGACGGATCTTCTCGGTGCGCGCGGCCAGGTAGGCCAGCAGCGGCATCGGGCTGGGCGAAATGGTGTATTCCATGGCGTGGTGTTCGCCGATCCATACGGTGCTGAAACCGCCGTTTTCGGCCATCAGGGTCAGTTCGGTGAGGTCCTCGAACAGCTGGCGGTGGCTGACCTGTTCATCCCAACGTTCCATGTGTACGAACAACGAAAATTTCATGGGGCACTCCTCGCAGCTTGAAAGTCTCGCCTGGCGTGCCAGGCGTCAGTAATAACGTCAGGCGCCTCAGGCGAAGGCGGGCAGGCTGGCCATTTTGCCGCGGCAGTAGACCATGGGCCGTGGTGCCTGCTCGGGAACGATCAGGTTGTGCACCTTGCCGACCATGATCGCGTGGTCGCCACCTTCATATTCACGCCACAACTCGCATTCGATCACCGCAGTGGCCCCTGCCAGCACCGGGTTGCCCAGTTCGCTCAGGGTCCACTCGATGCCCGCAGCCTTGTCCTTGCCTTTTTTGGCGAAGGCGTA harbors:
- a CDS encoding LLM class flavin-dependent oxidoreductase encodes the protein MKFSLFVHMERWDEQVSHRQLFEDLTELTLMAENGGFSTVWIGEHHAMEYTISPSPMPLLAYLAARTEKIRLGAGTIIAPFWNPIRVAGECALLDVISNGRMEVGLARGAYQFEFDRMANGMPATDGGKALREMVPAVRKLWEGDYAHEGEVYNFPTSTSVPKPVQHGMPPMWIAARDPDSHNFAVKNGCNVMVTPLMKGDEEVLDLKNKFQAALDNNPEVPRPQLMVLRHTHVHSPSEPEGWKVGAQAISRFYRTFDAWFGNKTVPVNGFLEPSPESKFAEVPAFALENIRKNTMIGTPEEIIARIKYYQELGVDEFSFWCDNSLPHAEKKKSLELFIKEVVPAFA
- a CDS encoding flavin reductase family protein, which gives rise to MIDATVYKNVLGSFPSGVTVITTLDDDGSIVGLTASAFSSLSMDPPLVLFCPNYSSDSYPVLIKNKRFAIHLLSGEQQAEAYAFAKKGKDKAAGIEWTLSELGNPVLAGATAVIECELWREYEGGDHAIMVGKVHNLIVPEQAPRPMVYCRGKMASLPAFA